A window of Variovorax paradoxus genomic DNA:
CCTGCGCGCACAGCGCCTGCTGTCGGCGGAACCGGTCGGCGACATCGCCACCGCGCCGCAATCGACGACCTACCCGCAGTGAGCGCGCGGAGTCCATGATGACCAGGACCGTATTTCTCTGGACCGCGGCGTGTTGCCTGGCAACGGCCGCGGCGGCGGCACCGCCGCCCGTGGACATGCTGCGCATCCAGCGCATGAACATGGGCAGCGGCTTGCAGAACGCGACCGGCACCGACAACGCCGAGCCGGTCGGCGATCTGGGTGTCTGGCATGTGCCGCAATACATGCCCGGCTACCCGACGGCGGCGACCATCTGGCCGCGCGTCGTCATCATCCAGTGCGAAGGCGACGTGTGCCCAGGTTATGAAGTGACGCCGGAACTGGGCCGCGGCGAGTACCTGTTCTTCCTGCCGGTCCGCAAGTAGGGCCGGCGGCGGGCGCCGCGAAAGCCGCGCCTTGCCTTAACCTTCGCGGATGACACCTTTCGCGCGCGTCTTGCGCGTCCTTCGTGCTTTCGTCCGCGCTCTTGGCATCGCGCTCCTCGTTCCGGTGCTGCTTTTCGAGGAGTGGGGTTGGGAGCCGCTGGCCGCGCTCATGGCGCGTCTCGCGCGCCTTCCCTTCTGGGCCCGCCTCGAAAACCACCTGCGCCAACTGCCGCCCTGGGGCGCGCTGCTGGCCTTCTTCGTGCCGGTGATGTTGCTGCTGCCGGTGAAGGTGCTGGCGCTCTTCCTTTTCAGCCGCGGCCATGCCGCCACCGCACTGACGGTATTGGTGCTGGCCAAGCTGGTCGGCACGGCCATCGTGGCGCGGATCTTCCAGCTGGTCGAACGGCCGCTCATGCGCATCCCGTGGTTCGCGCGCTGGTATCCACGCTGGAAAGCCTGGAAGGACCGGGTGCTCACCATCGTGCGGCAGAGCAGGCCGTGGCGCATGGTTCGCGCGCTCAAGGGACGCATCGCGCGGGGATGGCGGCGATTCAAGGAAGGCTGAATCGTTAATTTTACCCGGGTGTATTGCTGATTTAATTTAATCCGGGTAATATTTGGCGCATGAACCTGTCAGCCGAAAACAGGCGCGCCCTGAGCCGCCAATACAAGGAATCCGTGCGCCCGGCCGGCGTCTTCGTCGTGCGCAACACGGTGAACGGCCGCGTCTATGTGGGCGGCAGCCTCGACGTCGAAGGCGCCATGAACCGCGCACGCTTCGAACTCGACATGGGCTCCCATCGCTGCAAGCCCCTGGGACAGGACTGGGCCGCGCTTGGCGCCGCGCATTTCAGCTTCGAGGTGATCGACCGCGTCAAGGAGCGCAAGGACGACCCGGCCTTCGACCGCAAGGACGAACTCGAAAAGCTGCTCGCGCTCTGGCAGGAAGAACTGCAGTGCTTCGGCGAGAAGGGCTACAACAAGCCATGAGCACCGACGCCCTCGCCTTCTGCCTGGACCTGGGCCGCGCTCATGCCAGCCTGACGCTCAAGCTCGACGACGATCTCGGTGCTTTCCACGGCTTGAATTTCGCAGACTTCACCCTCCTTTACATGTTGCTGCGCGCGGAGCAAGGCCGCATGCCGATGGTCGAGCTGGCGCGCACGCTGGGGCTTTCGATGTCGGCGCTGATCCGCAAGATGGTGCTGCTCGAAAAAACCGGCCTGGCCGAGCGCGTGGAAGGCTCGGGCAACGACACCCGCCGCCATGCCGCGCTTCGGTCCGGCGGGCGGCAACTGGTGCGCGACGCGGTCACGACCGTCGAAGCGCATTGCAAGGAAGCCGTTCGCTGCGTCGATCAGCGGCAGCTTGCCGACGCCCACGAATTGTTGCGAGCCCTGTGAGCGACAGCGCGACGCACGCGCGGGCGCCGCAGCGGGTAGATTACGCACCTCGTTTCTCCCGGCCTTCCTCTTTCGACAGGAATCAGGAAACACAACATCCGCATGTCACCAGACACCCCTCCCACCACCCTCACGGTGTTCTTCGATTTCCGGCGCATCGCACGCGGCACCCGAGCCGAAGTGCTCGAGCAGCTCCGCCGCCGCGACGACCCGGGCCCCTATCTCGTGTTCGACGACCAGACCGGTGCGCAGCTCGACCTCGACCTGCGCGAGCTGCCCGACCCCGAGGCCGAGCACCGCGACGAAACGCCGCGCGGCGTCGGACGCCCCAAGCTCGGCGTGGTCGCGCGTGAAGTCACGCTGCTGCCGCGCCACTGGGACTGGCTCGGCCGCCAGCCCGGCGGCGCCTCGGTCGCGCTGCGCAAGCTGGTCGACGAAGCCCGCCGCGTGCACGCCGACCGCGACGTGGTGCGCGCCGCGCGCGAAACCACCTACCGCGTCATGACCGCCATCGCGGGCAACCTGCCCGGCTTCGAGGAAGCCACGCGCGCGCTGTTCGCCGGCGAAGAGCAACGCTTCGGCAACCTGATCGAACCCTGGCCCGCCGACCTGCGCGCCCATCTCCAAGAA
This region includes:
- a CDS encoding DUF2239 family protein is translated as MSPDTPPTTLTVFFDFRRIARGTRAEVLEQLRRRDDPGPYLVFDDQTGAQLDLDLRELPDPEAEHRDETPRGVGRPKLGVVAREVTLLPRHWDWLGRQPGGASVALRKLVDEARRVHADRDVVRAARETTYRVMTAIAGNLPGFEEATRALFAGEEQRFGNLIEPWPADLRAHLQELSAPGWSHA
- a CDS encoding GIY-YIG nuclease family protein, which encodes MNLSAENRRALSRQYKESVRPAGVFVVRNTVNGRVYVGGSLDVEGAMNRARFELDMGSHRCKPLGQDWAALGAAHFSFEVIDRVKERKDDPAFDRKDELEKLLALWQEELQCFGEKGYNKP
- a CDS encoding MarR family winged helix-turn-helix transcriptional regulator, yielding MSTDALAFCLDLGRAHASLTLKLDDDLGAFHGLNFADFTLLYMLLRAEQGRMPMVELARTLGLSMSALIRKMVLLEKTGLAERVEGSGNDTRRHAALRSGGRQLVRDAVTTVEAHCKEAVRCVDQRQLADAHELLRAL